The following are from one region of the Candidatus Shapirobacteria bacterium genome:
- a CDS encoding glycosyltransferase: protein MKKNSMIPIRRRSLKIIYVSSYIPRKCGIATFTKDLTNAINMLNPFDLAEIMALNRQDDNLDYPWEVKYKINWNDLNSYLEAATYINQSGADLVMLEHEFGIFGGQGGEYIVPFVEKITKPLVVTCHTVPDDQNCEGGIILKRVLARADALVVMMHQVADKLMEKYLVPRNKIAIIPHGTPDLAYGAVSRYKKNFKKRVLFGNINLISPSRGIEYSIEATAEIVKKIPNILLLVVGQTHPGEIEWSGGEVYRNKLTKLVKELKITKNVKFINRYVTLEELIEWLKLMDFYVTPYLDPGQVSSGALAYAIGAGKLCISTPYLYAKEVLDNERGVIVPFRNSKAIAKAVTRFNDDFELKEKTQKKAYDYGRYMTWPNVALQHLDLFQKVLKMKKGKSVKN from the coding sequence ATGAAAAAAAACAGTATGATTCCGATTAGGCGAAGGTCTCTTAAGATAATATATGTTTCATCATATATTCCAAGAAAATGTGGTATTGCAACCTTTACGAAGGATCTGACTAATGCAATTAATATGTTGAATCCATTTGATTTAGCAGAAATAATGGCATTAAATAGGCAGGACGATAATTTGGATTACCCGTGGGAGGTTAAATATAAAATAAATTGGAATGATTTAAATTCTTACCTGGAGGCAGCGACTTACATTAATCAGTCTGGAGCCGATTTAGTAATGTTGGAACATGAATTTGGTATCTTTGGTGGACAAGGGGGAGAGTATATTGTTCCCTTTGTGGAGAAAATTACCAAACCCTTGGTTGTAACGTGTCATACGGTACCTGATGATCAGAATTGTGAAGGAGGAATCATTTTAAAAAGGGTACTTGCCAGAGCTGATGCATTGGTAGTTATGATGCATCAGGTGGCCGATAAACTTATGGAAAAATATCTGGTTCCCAGGAATAAGATAGCAATAATACCACACGGAACTCCTGATCTCGCTTATGGCGCAGTCAGCAGATATAAGAAAAATTTTAAAAAACGAGTGTTGTTTGGAAATATTAACTTGATTTCTCCAAGTCGAGGAATTGAATATTCGATTGAGGCTACAGCTGAGATTGTCAAAAAAATACCTAATATTTTGCTTCTTGTTGTAGGACAAACACATCCGGGAGAGATCGAGTGGAGTGGTGGTGAGGTCTATAGAAATAAATTAACTAAATTGGTAAAAGAATTGAAAATTACGAAAAATGTAAAATTTATCAACAGATATGTGACTTTAGAGGAATTGATTGAGTGGTTAAAATTGATGGATTTTTATGTTACCCCGTATCTGGATCCAGGCCAAGTGTCGTCAGGGGCATTAGCATATGCGATAGGGGCCGGTAAACTATGTATTTCTACCCCGTATTTATACGCAAAGGAAGTCTTGGACAATGAAAGAGGGGTTATCGTTCCATTCCGAAATTCAAAAGCAATTGCTAAAGCCGTGACAAGATTTAATGATGATTTTGAATTAAAAGAAAAGACTCAAAAAAAGGCCTATGATTATGGAAGATACATGACGTGGCCAAACGTAGCCTTACAGCATTTAGATTTGTTTCAGAAAGTCTTAAAAATGAAAAAAGGGAAAAGTGTTAAAAACTGA
- a CDS encoding pesticidal protein Cry7Aa encodes MLEIKNEGIVLEPSGLAFEAEGVLNPTCVKKDGVIHMFYRAVAKGNFSSIGYCQIKDGKVIERWNKPILRPEFEYEKHGMEDPRITFLEGTYYLFYTAYDGKNARIAYATSSDLINFEKKGLLSPSITYDLAEDIFRESVRDRQRYSFFEKAYRAYNGDDVLLWEKDALLFPKKFNGKYALIHRVLPGIQLCLFDSFDDLNNTNYWVSHLENLNRNIIMDPVGKHETAYIGGGCPPIETNDGWLFIYHSVDIVNGQERYQAAAALLDIRDPRIVIGRLTEPLFVPIEKWERIGNVNNVVFPTGAIVVGDVLYIYYGSADKVIAGKSLLLEDLINKLKNNKNK; translated from the coding sequence ATGCTTGAGATAAAGAATGAGGGGATTGTACTAGAACCAAGTGGGTTAGCTTTTGAAGCAGAAGGGGTTTTAAACCCTACCTGCGTAAAGAAAGACGGGGTAATTCATATGTTTTATCGGGCGGTGGCCAAAGGGAACTTTTCTTCGATTGGGTATTGTCAGATTAAGGATGGGAAAGTGATAGAGAGGTGGAATAAACCAATTTTACGGCCGGAGTTTGAATATGAAAAACACGGAATGGAGGATCCGAGAATTACTTTTTTGGAAGGTACTTATTATTTATTTTATACCGCTTATGATGGCAAGAATGCCAGAATTGCTTATGCGACAAGCAGCGATTTAATTAATTTTGAAAAAAAGGGTCTATTGTCACCTTCCATAACTTACGATTTGGCTGAAGATATCTTCAGAGAAAGCGTACGCGATAGACAGAGGTATTCTTTTTTTGAAAAAGCCTATAGAGCTTATAATGGTGACGACGTATTACTTTGGGAGAAGGATGCCTTGTTATTTCCGAAAAAATTTAATGGGAAATATGCGTTAATACACAGGGTTTTGCCCGGGATTCAGCTTTGTTTGTTTGATAGCTTTGATGATTTGAATAACACAAATTATTGGGTTTCCCACCTCGAGAATCTGAATAGAAATATTATAATGGATCCTGTCGGTAAACATGAGACCGCTTATATCGGAGGCGGATGCCCACCGATTGAAACTAATGATGGTTGGCTTTTTATTTATCACAGTGTCGATATTGTTAACGGACAAGAAAGATACCAGGCTGCTGCAGCTCTTCTCGACATACGGGATCCAAGAATTGTGATTGGCAGATTGACGGAACCTTTATTTGTTCCGATAGAAAAATGGGAAAGAATCGGGAATGTTAATAACGTAGTGTTTCCCACCGGAGCGATAGTAGTAGGTGACGTTTTATATATATATTATGGATCTGCAGACAAAGTTATCGCAGGAAAATCTTTACTTCTTGAGGACTTAATAAATAAATTAAAAAATAATAAAAATAAATAA
- a CDS encoding Hsp70 family protein, with the protein MRRNFNFCGIDFGTTNSTVAVSKNGVPVALSIDPFNKNPKILKSLIYLNPDGGREIGRRAIDRYLWDVKNISAKPPMLVETGKTIKTFGPSTASGAGKVIFVPEIIEVDVSGRGRLLQSLKSVLTTESFKGSTIFGQFFPLENLLSVLLSQIKERAQKLLNRQLDSVVLGRPVRYVGSGKEKLALERMSAVAKNSGFKNVEFEYEPVGAALNYGIDINTPSNVLVFDFGGGTLDVCIMNFPSQKVISVSGRPIGGDLLDSIIVENKILKYFGKGVIISKKMPMPRYFLSALTSWYQITLLKNVKDLETLDYYITNADIQKPVQNLKNLIINDDGYNFFHRVDQTKIKLSSEDKNQFKFKCEYFSIKETIFRNEFEDMITAELSETNKCLDEALKGASLRPSQIDKVLVTGGSSKIPVFKQILVQKFGADKIIDSDRFTSVALGLGIKSEQVFG; encoded by the coding sequence ATGAGAAGAAATTTCAACTTTTGCGGTATCGATTTTGGTACCACCAATTCAACGGTTGCTGTCTCGAAAAACGGCGTACCTGTGGCCTTAAGCATCGATCCCTTTAATAAAAATCCCAAAATATTAAAATCATTAATTTATCTCAACCCCGACGGCGGACGAGAAATTGGTCGACGTGCGATAGACCGTTATCTTTGGGATGTAAAAAATATTTCTGCCAAACCCCCCATGCTTGTTGAGACCGGTAAAACAATCAAAACTTTTGGTCCCTCAACCGCCTCAGGCGCCGGAAAAGTTATCTTTGTTCCGGAAATTATTGAAGTAGACGTAAGTGGTCGTGGTCGTCTTTTACAATCGCTAAAGTCAGTTTTAACCACCGAATCCTTTAAGGGTTCGACTATTTTTGGTCAATTTTTCCCTCTCGAAAATCTCCTTTCTGTTCTTCTATCACAAATCAAAGAAAGAGCCCAAAAATTATTAAACCGTCAGCTCGATTCGGTTGTCCTAGGTCGCCCTGTCCGCTACGTTGGTAGCGGCAAGGAAAAATTGGCACTGGAGAGAATGTCGGCAGTTGCCAAAAACTCAGGGTTCAAAAACGTAGAATTTGAATACGAACCGGTTGGCGCTGCTCTTAATTATGGAATCGATATAAACACCCCTTCAAATGTTTTGGTTTTTGACTTTGGAGGGGGAACACTCGACGTATGCATTATGAATTTTCCCTCGCAGAAAGTAATTTCAGTATCCGGTCGGCCAATCGGTGGAGATCTGTTGGATTCGATTATTGTAGAAAATAAAATTCTAAAATATTTTGGAAAAGGTGTCATTATTTCCAAAAAAATGCCCATGCCGAGGTATTTTCTTTCAGCCCTCACCAGCTGGTATCAAATCACTTTATTAAAAAACGTAAAAGATCTAGAAACACTGGATTACTACATTACCAATGCCGACATTCAAAAACCGGTTCAAAATTTAAAAAATCTAATTATAAACGATGATGGTTATAACTTTTTTCATCGCGTCGATCAAACCAAAATAAAATTATCATCCGAAGACAAAAATCAGTTCAAATTCAAATGCGAATATTTTTCAATAAAGGAGACAATATTTAGAAATGAATTTGAAGATATGATCACTGCAGAATTATCAGAAACTAATAAATGTTTAGATGAAGCACTAAAAGGGGCAAGTCTCCGTCCATCGCAAATCGACAAAGTTTTGGTAACCGGCGGCTCCTCCAAAATTCCTGTTTTCAAACAAATTC